One uncultured Carboxylicivirga sp. genomic window, TAACTCAACAGATTAGGTTTTTGTAATTAGAACGCTTCGCTTTAGTAGCAAGATATGCTAAAATAAGTATTGAAGAGTAATTATTAATTCAACAGTTTAACAATTTTACAACTCGACAAATGAGTAATTAAACATCCAACATCTTAACATCATAAATTGAACATCCAACTAATCTGTGGTTTTAAAAAGCTAAAGACTGATAGCTAATTTTAGGAGAAAGTGTAAGTATATAAGTAAAGCGCTAGGCACTAGGCACTTAGTGCTAGGCACTCAAATAACAACTCAACAATTGAACAGTCACACAATTAAACAAAAAAATTAAATTCGCGACAATCCCGATAATCATCGGGAGCGCAATTAGTGGACAAAAAAACCAAGCTGCAAATAAATAATTCAACATCCAAAATCATAACATCATATATCGAACATCCAATTAATCTGTGGTTGTTTTGATTAATGATTATGGATAAAAGATTAACGATAGAACTAGAAGTTCGTGTTCATTCGATGACAGATCAAATAAAAAAGCTGTAAATCATCTTGATACTTGATACTCTGTACTTGATACTTTAAATACAAATGGAAAATTACGACTTAGAAATACGCCCTAAACGCCACGCGTTCGACATAAATTTTAAAGAAATATGGCAGTACCGCGACTTACTTCGCATGTTTGTAAAACGCGATATTATTACTGTATATAAACAAACCGTACTGGGTCCCATATGGTTTGTTGTGCAACCTATATTAACAACTTTAATTTACATTGTGGTGTTTGGGAATATTGCAAAAATTAGTACTGATGGTACACCTCAGGCCTTATTCTACCTGGCAGGAATCACCATCTGGAACTATTTCTCAGAAAGCTTTAATCAGACAGCACAAACCTTTAGACAGAATGCCAACATCTTTGGTAAGGTATATTTCCCTCGTCTAATCATGCCTTTTGCTAAAGTATCCAGTGGATTAATAAAATTCTTCATTCAGTTTACCTTTTTTTTAGCGGTGTATCTATATTACTTGTTCACACAGGATGGAGCTGTTGTTCCAAACTGGACCATAGCTTTACTACCTTTGTATATAATTTTAATGGCCATGTTTGGTCTGGGAGCAGGTATTATCTTTACCAGCTGGACCACAAAGTATCGTGATTTAACCTTCTTATTAACCTTTGGTGTTCAGTTATTGATGTATGCCTCTCCGGTAATTTATCCTGTAAGCACCATCGAACCAGGGCTAATGCGCGATGTAATATTGTTAAACCCATTCACTCCTATTCTCGAAGGTTTTAAATATGCCTTTTTAGGAGCAGGTCATTTTAGTTGGGCAAGCCTGGGATATAGTGCATCTGTAGCAACTGTGGTATTATTTCTAGGAATCATCATCTTCCACAAAACAGAAAGAAACTTTATTGATACGGTATAGTCTGTCACTATCAGCTAATTTTCGCGAATTATCACTAATTTTCTTCAGTGGAAATAATTATAGAATCTATTCATTTATTTGTATTTCGCTTCAATTCATTGATATCCTAAAAAAAAATGCCCAACCTGCTAAAGCAACATGAACTCCTTTTCAAGGATGAAGCCTATAAAATCATTGGTGCAGCAATGGAAGTACATAGGGAGTTAAAGAATGGTTTTCTTGAACCTGTTTATCAGGAAGCGTTGGCAAAAGAGTTTAATATACAAAACATACCTTTTGAAAGAGAAAGCTTAATCAACATCTATTACAAAGGAGAAATTTTGGGTAAATATTACAAAGCCGATTTTATTTGTTATAATGAAATAATAATTGAATTAAAAGCTTTGAGTGATTTGACAAATGAGCATGAATCTCAATTGATCAATTACCTTAAAGCAACCAATATGAAGCTTGGAATTCTTATTAATTTTGGAAAACCAAGTCTACAATACAAAAGAATAATAAACAATTTGCAATAATTTGCGTAAATCATTTATTCGCGAGAATTAGCGCTAATTCGATGACATGTCAAAGACTGTAATAAAAATAGAGAATCTAAGTAAAATTTACCGCCTCGGCGAAGTTGGAACAGGCACCCTATCCCACGACCTTAATCGCTGGGTTCGTATGAACATCCTGGGCCAGGACGACCCCTACGCCAAGGTAGGCCATGTAAACGACCGCACCCAGAAAGCTGAGAAAGGTGAACTGGTAGCTGCCCTGCGCGATATCAACCTCGAAGTAAAAGAAGGAGAAGTGTTGGGGATCATAGGTAAAAATGGAGCTGGCAAATCTACATTATTAAAGCTCCTCTCCCGAGTGACCTCTCCCACCACGGGCAGCATCAAGGTAAATGGCCGTTTGGCTTCTTTGTTAGAAGTAGGCACAGGCTTCCACCCCGAAATGACAGGCCGTGAGAATATTTATATGAACGGCACTATTATGGGTATGCGCAAATGGGAGATCGATCGTAAGCTTGAGGAGATTATTGACTTTGCCGGTGTGGCCAAATATCTCGACACTCCCACTAAACGGTACTCCTCTGGTATGACAGTACGTCTGGGCTTTGCCATTGCCGCCCATTTAGAGCCTGAAATATTGGTAGTGGATGAAGTATTGGCAGTTGGTGATGCCGAATTCCAGAAAAAAGCCATTGGAAAAATGCAGGATGTCTCCCATAACCAGGGAAGAACGGTACTGTTTGTAAGTCATAATATGGGAGCGGTTAGTAAATTATGTACAAAGGGAGTTCTACTTCAAAATGGTAAATTGAATTTTACTGGTAACATTAATGAAACTATTAATGCATATATACATACAAGAAAAACAGATACAATTTATTCAGCTAAAAATGAAAATGCAGTAATTAAAAAGTTTTATTTAGAATCAGAAGGTGCTTCAATAAATGAAGTTAGATTTAATAAATCAATATCGCTTGTTTGGGAAATTGATCCTGCAACAATTGATATTAATTCAGTTGTTAGCTATCAAATACTAAATAAAGATGAAACAGTTTTGTTCGCAGATCTCTACCCACTTAATAATAAATTAAAAGAAAACAATAATACTATAAAAGTTTCAACAGTTATACCAGCAAAAACCTTACTTCCAAATGATTATCTAATTAACACATCCGTACATGCCCCCAATGTAAAAATGTATGAACAACTTAAAGACAAGATAGGTTTTAGAATTATCGATACCGGTTCACCACTTAATTCAATGTTTAAAAGTTCATTAGGCTATTTAAATATTTTGTCTTCATGGTCATAAAAAAATTATTAAAAAGATTATTTAGAGTTATTACTAATCAGTACTACGTTTTTGGAGATAGCCATACAGAAGTATTTGATTTTTTGAATAAAAGAAAATCTTTTCCATTAAAACGTTATAATGTTACCTTAGTCGGTGGCGCCACTGCTCAAGGAATGAGAAATCCAAATTCCAAAACCAACGCATTAAAAATATTTAAGGAAAAAATTTCAAAACTACCAATTGAAAGTAAACTTATCTTCCAATTAGGTGAGGTCGATACTGGATTTGTAATATGGTATAGAGCTCAAAAATATAATGAATCTGTTAGTAGCCAATTATATGAATCAATCGATCATTATATAAACTTTATTAATAATTTAATTACTAAAGGATTTCGTAAAATAATTCTTGTTTCAGCTCCTCTACCGACTATAAAAGACAACCAAGATTGGGGTGAAATAGCAAATTTACGAAAAGAAATAAGTGCCACCCAGATAGATAGAACAAAACTAACAATTCAATATAATTTACTATTAGAAAAGTGTTGTAAAGAAATAGGTATTAGATTTATTAATTTAGATAATCATCTTCTTAATCCAGATACAGGTATAATTAAAGATAAATTCTTAAATAAAGATAAATTAAATCATCATTTAGACATTAAAGAATATTCAGCATTACTTCAAAAGCTATTTTAATTCATGTTAAAATTAGAACAACTATTAATTAGAATTCTACTTAAAGTTTCAAAAAATAAACATATAGAATTTACAACAAATGAAAACCTTCCAATTGTCTTTATGCTGGGAATGTTTCGATCAGGAACAAGCTTAACATGCAGAATACTAGAGAAAATAGGCTTTAATTTGAGCCCTAAATGGAGACTACTTCATGCTAAAGGGAGTTTAAAAAATTTAAATCCTGATGGTTTTTATGAGGACTTCCTATTTGCACAATTATCAAGATACTGGTATGCATTAATAGAAAAAAGTGGAGATAATCCACCTTCTTGTGAAGATGTTAAAAGCTTTGATTTAAAAAAAATTCCTCTTTATAGTTTTATATTATTCAGTGAGAAATATGCCAAAGAAGAAAGAATTAGTTTTTTTAACAGATTGCGTTCATACCTTTTTTTGTTTTTAAAAGGTGAAAAAGCTTTTTTTACATTCAAAAAAAAAGCACTGATTAAGGTACCAATGCTTACTCCTTTCTATGAACAATTAAACAAATGGTTTCCTGAAGCTTCTTTTATTACGATTATTCGAAATCCTAGTTCCACAATAAAATCTTCTAAAGCCTTAACTGAAAAGTCAAGTTTAAATTTATATGATATTTATTACCAGCATTTATCCAAGCTAAATCTTCATTTTAAAGAAAAGAATACCATTATCTCATATGATAATCTTATAAATGATCCCGAAGAATCGGTAAAAAGATTCTGTAAACATTTTAATCTCACCAATAATAAGTCAGCAGAAAAATTAATTAATATGAAACTTATTCGCAATATACCAGAAGAAAGCATTGATAATGAATTATATAAAAAACTTCTTAAAGAAGCTATTAACTAAGAAACATAAGATAGTAGATCCAATAAGTTCATTTGCTGATGTTTCATCGAGTACTATACTTATAAATGGGCTTAAACTGCGATTCGATACTTTTAAAGAAGATCGAAAATATGTTGTGATTGGATCTAATGGAATTATAAGTGCTAATTTTATTTTTGAATCAGAAATGGGATTAGTAAAGATTGGAAATAATGTCCATATAGGCGGAGTAAATTTTATTTCAAGGGAATCGATAACTGTGGGTAATGATGTAACTATGGCATGGGATATTACCATTTACGATCATGATTCACACAGTATTTATTGGGAACATCGAAAAAATGATAACAATCAATGCTATAAAGACTATTTTGAATATGAAGGAAATAATGTAATTAATAAAGACTGGACAAATGTAAAAAGTAGTCCTATTAAAATAGAAGACAAAGTTTGGATAGGATTTGGAGTTACAATTTTAAAAGGTGTTAATATAGGTGAAGGTGCAGTAGTTGCTGCTAAAAGCGTTGTAACAAAAAATGTACCACCATGGACTGTAGTTGGTGGTAATCCAGCTAGAGTTTTGAAGCCAATTGAATTTAAAGAAGATCATTAATTTATTAGTGTTTATAGAATAAGATGCCAAAACAAAAACGAATTGGTTTAATATATAATTATAACGAAGGTTGGATTGGTGGAACATATTACGTTGAAAATATAGTTCATGCTTTAAAGCAATTAGACAAGGAATACCAACCTAAGGTATTTGTTTATACAAATATTAAAAAGACTTTTCTCAAGCTTAAGGAAGCAACAAACTATCCATATTTGCATTACAGATC contains:
- a CDS encoding acyltransferase; translation: MNYIKNFLKKLLTKKHKIVDPISSFADVSSSTILINGLKLRFDTFKEDRKYVVIGSNGIISANFIFESEMGLVKIGNNVHIGGVNFISRESITVGNDVTMAWDITIYDHDSHSIYWEHRKNDNNQCYKDYFEYEGNNVINKDWTNVKSSPIKIEDKVWIGFGVTILKGVNIGEGAVVAAKSVVTKNVPPWTVVGGNPARVLKPIEFKEDH
- a CDS encoding sulfotransferase, with the protein product MLKLEQLLIRILLKVSKNKHIEFTTNENLPIVFMLGMFRSGTSLTCRILEKIGFNLSPKWRLLHAKGSLKNLNPDGFYEDFLFAQLSRYWYALIEKSGDNPPSCEDVKSFDLKKIPLYSFILFSEKYAKEERISFFNRLRSYLFLFLKGEKAFFTFKKKALIKVPMLTPFYEQLNKWFPEASFITIIRNPSSTIKSSKALTEKSSLNLYDIYYQHLSKLNLHFKEKNTIISYDNLINDPEESVKRFCKHFNLTNNKSAEKLINMKLIRNIPEESIDNELYKKLLKEAIN
- a CDS encoding ABC transporter ATP-binding protein is translated as MSKTVIKIENLSKIYRLGEVGTGTLSHDLNRWVRMNILGQDDPYAKVGHVNDRTQKAEKGELVAALRDINLEVKEGEVLGIIGKNGAGKSTLLKLLSRVTSPTTGSIKVNGRLASLLEVGTGFHPEMTGRENIYMNGTIMGMRKWEIDRKLEEIIDFAGVAKYLDTPTKRYSSGMTVRLGFAIAAHLEPEILVVDEVLAVGDAEFQKKAIGKMQDVSHNQGRTVLFVSHNMGAVSKLCTKGVLLQNGKLNFTGNINETINAYIHTRKTDTIYSAKNENAVIKKFYLESEGASINEVRFNKSISLVWEIDPATIDINSVVSYQILNKDETVLFADLYPLNNKLKENNNTIKVSTVIPAKTLLPNDYLINTSVHAPNVKMYEQLKDKIGFRIIDTGSPLNSMFKSSLGYLNILSSWS
- a CDS encoding GxxExxY protein; the protein is MPNLLKQHELLFKDEAYKIIGAAMEVHRELKNGFLEPVYQEALAKEFNIQNIPFERESLINIYYKGEILGKYYKADFICYNEIIIELKALSDLTNEHESQLINYLKATNMKLGILINFGKPSLQYKRIINNLQ
- a CDS encoding ABC transporter permease, producing the protein MENYDLEIRPKRHAFDINFKEIWQYRDLLRMFVKRDIITVYKQTVLGPIWFVVQPILTTLIYIVVFGNIAKISTDGTPQALFYLAGITIWNYFSESFNQTAQTFRQNANIFGKVYFPRLIMPFAKVSSGLIKFFIQFTFFLAVYLYYLFTQDGAVVPNWTIALLPLYIILMAMFGLGAGIIFTSWTTKYRDLTFLLTFGVQLLMYASPVIYPVSTIEPGLMRDVILLNPFTPILEGFKYAFLGAGHFSWASLGYSASVATVVLFLGIIIFHKTERNFIDTV